The window aagaaacaataaaacatatattccTTAAGAATCTAAATCCacattttatcttttagaaatCTAAATCCACATAAAAGCAACTGTAATCCGATCTTCATCACTCAGACTCTTTCGAACATTCAGATAACAATTATTTCTTTTGTTGTAACCATTGATATCATTTCTGATTTGCTAAATCCTGTTTTGCTTAATTCGAAGaaaatataaatgaaaaaataattggaAAAAATAATTGGAAGCAGATAAAATATACTACATAGATATGAATATATAAAcaggaaaaaacaaaaaaaaaaacacacaaaaccAAATCTAATGATAAACTTCCTTCCTACTTCTCAAGAATGAATTGGAATTTTTTTGGCTTGCAAAGGGGAAAAAAAGTGAAaacaaatttaatatttttttattaatttcatatttttacaatcaaatatatacagtagaacctcgataaatgaatgttcgataaaTGAATAACCTCGTCTAATGAATAAATTtcttcggtcccaacttggtccAATAGGCTTAACGAATAACCTCGCTTAATGTATTAACGAATAAATACAAATGAACTCTTTATAGGCTCTATGTAAATATAAATGAATAATCACTAtatttcaaataatatatttttatttatataatatatcatGAATACATTTCATCCAATGACTAATTTTCAAATACATTAATAAGtcatatttttttgaaaaatgccTCCAAAGTTGATTGTTTCTTTCCTCCCCCAAAATGCATCTGATCCTTGATTTTTTGTAAAGCATGCACCACTTTTGAAATATTTTAATCATGTTGCACCATGTAATTTTGTATAGTGACAATAGCTTGAAAAGCTTCTCTTGAGGACACTTGTGGTATCGTGATACTATCATCGGGTTCGGGATCATTTGCCTCATCATTTAGTACAACTTCAATGATTTCTTCGTCCGTAGGAGATTCCATAACCGCATCATAAGGTGGCTCAACATCGATCTAAATTGAACTTAATATAtacaaaatgatataattataaaaaaaaaaagtctaaaaatatcatctaaatgaattattatttatttatcgataaataaatattatattcattaattgataaataaataatctcgcaaaatgaatattttttttggtcCAAAGATATTCTTTTATTGAGGTTGTGCTGTACTCACaaatattacatatatatatatatatatacaactaCAAAGGAGTAATTTACACAATCAGCACCTTCTCACAGATCAAACCAAGAAAAATCACAAAAGTAAGTAGAGAAAAAGACTCAATTGTTTCACGCTTTACAGCAAATAAAACGGCCGATTCCTTTCCGATGATCTTCTCCTTCATCATTGCCGGAAATATCAACTGATTTCAGCTTAgtactcttcttcttcctttcatCTTTCGGCACAATCACAACCAGCAATCCATCACGCATCGACGCCTTAATCTCTTCCGAAATCACATTTTCCGGCAATCGGAATTCTCTTTTCATCTCTCCGTTCAATCTCTCCTTACAGTGCCATTTAATCCCTcccttttcttctccttcttcttcttcttcttttctctccGCGATGATTCTGAGAACCGATCCTTGATGAACTTCAAGCTTCACTTCCTCTTTCGTAACTCCTGGTAAACTGATTTCGTATATGTGTGCTTTACTTGTTTCTCTCCAGTTCATCGGAGTCCAGATCCCGTCGATCGGATCTGGCATCTGGATTTGATTCAAGACAGAATGGAGAAGAGACATTGGAA is drawn from Euphorbia lathyris chromosome 9, ddEupLath1.1, whole genome shotgun sequence and contains these coding sequences:
- the LOC136205153 gene encoding 17.8 kDa class I heat shock protein-like, translated to MSLLHSVLNQIQMPDPIDGIWTPMNWRETSKAHIYEISLPGVTKEEVKLEVHQGSVLRIIAERKEEEEEGEEKGGIKWHCKERLNGEMKREFRLPENVISEEIKASMRDGLLVVIVPKDERKKKSTKLKSVDISGNDEGEDHRKGIGRFICCKA